The following proteins come from a genomic window of Paucimonas lemoignei:
- a CDS encoding transcriptional regulator, translating into MSRLAEFRAAEKALQEQLAQLESLKNDAGLKKEIEFEQKLQGLMSTYGKGLRDIIAILDPKGSSAQPLTSGPKRRRARVVKVYQNPHTGELIETKGGNHRGLKSWKEQYGVDTVDSWLRA; encoded by the coding sequence TTGTCCAGACTTGCCGAGTTTCGTGCAGCAGAAAAAGCCCTTCAGGAACAGCTGGCCCAGCTTGAGTCCCTGAAGAATGACGCTGGCCTTAAAAAGGAGATCGAATTCGAACAGAAGCTCCAGGGCCTGATGAGCACCTATGGCAAGGGTTTGCGCGACATCATCGCCATCCTCGACCCTAAAGGCTCGTCGGCACAGCCATTGACGTCGGGTCCAAAGCGCCGTCGCGCCCGTGTCGTCAAGGTTTACCAGAACCCGCACACAGGTGAGCTGATCGAAACCAAAGGTGGCAACCACCGCGGGCTGAAATCCTGGAAAGAGCAATACGGTGTCGACACCGTTGACTCCTGGCTGCGCGCTTGA
- a CDS encoding cointegrate resolution protein T, with the protein MARGGVNKAVVQTARAALIARGEHPSIDAVRIEMGNTGSKTTIHRYLRELDESDSRSGPVQADIGDELGELVARLAQRLNGQAQERVDTAQATFEQQRSALQAVVEQTEKKLVEREELLARESQLLEQQTAALNATREQLQAEQTHTARLLQATQDMEMRLHDKDGQIRSLEEKHLHARDALEHYRNAIKEQREQEQRRHETQVQQLQMELRQAQQNAIGRQEEITQLNRDNERLLAENRSTQRELHNCQTQASSLSNQARDAAQHIQQTEARCAVLEERLRSAQQESTDLKQRATDTEQQNRVLELILIKTELALDNLRATQEAAVKEDAPPQEPAE; encoded by the coding sequence ATGGCTCGGGGCGGCGTGAATAAGGCGGTGGTCCAGACGGCACGCGCAGCATTGATCGCCCGGGGCGAACACCCGAGCATTGATGCGGTACGTATCGAAATGGGCAATACAGGCTCGAAAACCACTATCCATCGCTACCTTCGAGAGCTGGATGAAAGCGACAGCCGCAGTGGTCCGGTGCAGGCGGATATTGGTGATGAGCTCGGCGAGCTGGTCGCTCGTCTCGCGCAGCGCTTGAATGGCCAGGCCCAGGAACGCGTCGATACGGCGCAGGCAACTTTTGAACAACAACGCTCCGCCCTGCAGGCGGTAGTTGAGCAGACAGAGAAAAAGCTGGTGGAGCGAGAAGAGTTGCTGGCCCGCGAGAGCCAGTTACTCGAACAGCAGACCGCAGCCCTGAACGCCACGCGAGAACAGTTGCAGGCTGAGCAGACCCACACTGCCCGTCTGCTTCAGGCCACGCAGGACATGGAAATGCGCCTGCACGACAAGGACGGGCAAATCCGCTCACTGGAAGAAAAGCACCTGCACGCCCGTGATGCGCTGGAACATTACCGCAACGCCATCAAAGAGCAGCGCGAGCAAGAACAGCGACGCCATGAAACCCAGGTTCAACAGTTGCAGATGGAGCTACGCCAGGCGCAGCAGAATGCTATCGGGCGCCAGGAAGAGATCACCCAGCTCAATCGCGACAACGAGCGCCTGCTGGCAGAGAACCGCAGCACACAACGAGAACTGCATAACTGCCAGACTCAAGCGAGCAGCCTCAGCAACCAGGCACGCGACGCAGCGCAACACATTCAGCAGACCGAGGCCCGTTGCGCAGTACTGGAAGAGCGCCTGCGAAGCGCACAACAGGAAAGCACCGACCTCAAGCAGCGCGCCACCGATACCGAGCAGCAGAATCGCGTGCTGGAGTTGATCCTGATCAAGACCGAGCTGGCCTTGGACAACCTCCGCGCGACGCAGGAGGCAGCAGTGAAAGAAGACGCCCCGCCGCAAGAGCCTGCCGAATAA
- a CDS encoding PAS domain-containing protein has translation MKRKHHWAVLPLNSAEQDPQPVRNIDALLESERQFRTLADNMSQLAWTADAAGSIYWYNERWYEYTGSSLEAMLALGWRSVHHPDHIGRISARLSHCFATGSIWEDTFPLRGKGGGYSWFLARALPIRDEHGHITHWLGTNTDITAQVNAEDALRELNESLELRVAERTRELASTNELLKVEMAEREQAEEALRHAQKMDAIGQLTGGIAHDFNNMLTGVLGALDLIQRRVAAGRVSEIDRYINAAVTSANRAAALTHRLLAFARRQSLNNSSVDVNRMVRSMEELVRRTVGESIELQIRLGDELRRAQTDEHQLENALLNLVINARDAMPEGGRLSILSTNATLASQQGAMTAGDYVQLCVEDTGSGMPAEVLEKVFDPFFTTKPIGQGTGLGLSMVYGFVKQTGGHVLIDSREGVGTRVELYLPCHLHVAQGSEEVLDTGTTPRAGYGESVLVVEDEEAVRMLVVDALRELGYTMLEACDSKSALPLLQGACRIDLLVSDVGLPGLNGRQLAEIARQYRPGLQVLFMTGYARNAEIRGEFLDDGMDLLTKPFTVDELALRVRTMLEHPRQV, from the coding sequence ATGAAGCGCAAACATCACTGGGCAGTACTGCCATTGAACTCTGCTGAACAAGATCCGCAACCCGTGCGCAACATTGACGCCTTGCTTGAAAGTGAGCGGCAATTTCGCACGCTGGCCGATAACATGAGCCAGCTGGCGTGGACGGCTGACGCTGCCGGCAGCATCTATTGGTACAACGAGCGCTGGTACGAATACACCGGCTCTTCTCTGGAAGCCATGCTCGCCCTGGGCTGGCGCTCCGTTCATCACCCGGATCATATCGGGCGCATTTCGGCCAGACTTTCCCATTGCTTTGCCACAGGTTCCATCTGGGAGGACACCTTTCCGCTGCGGGGCAAGGGCGGTGGCTACAGCTGGTTTCTGGCACGGGCGCTGCCCATTCGGGATGAGCATGGCCATATCACTCACTGGCTGGGCACCAACACTGACATCACTGCGCAGGTCAACGCCGAGGACGCCCTGCGCGAGCTCAATGAAAGCCTGGAGCTGAGGGTTGCCGAACGCACGCGGGAACTGGCTAGCACCAACGAGTTGCTGAAGGTCGAAATGGCTGAGCGTGAGCAAGCTGAAGAAGCCTTGCGGCATGCGCAGAAGATGGACGCCATCGGCCAGCTTACCGGTGGCATCGCTCATGACTTCAATAACATGCTCACTGGCGTGCTGGGCGCTCTGGACTTGATCCAGCGCAGAGTGGCGGCGGGGCGTGTCTCCGAAATCGATCGCTACATCAACGCCGCCGTAACCTCGGCCAATCGTGCCGCAGCCCTGACCCATCGGTTGCTGGCGTTCGCCCGACGACAGTCCCTCAACAACAGTTCAGTGGACGTCAACCGCATGGTTCGCTCCATGGAAGAGCTGGTGCGGCGAACCGTGGGAGAAAGTATTGAACTGCAGATCCGCTTGGGTGATGAACTGCGCCGGGCGCAGACCGATGAGCATCAGCTGGAAAACGCACTGCTCAATCTGGTCATCAATGCGCGGGATGCGATGCCCGAGGGTGGTCGTCTTTCGATTCTCAGTACTAATGCCACGCTCGCGTCGCAGCAGGGGGCGATGACGGCGGGCGACTATGTGCAGCTGTGCGTGGAAGATACTGGCAGTGGCATGCCGGCGGAGGTGCTGGAGAAGGTATTCGATCCTTTTTTTACCACCAAGCCTATTGGTCAAGGCACGGGCCTGGGGTTGTCCATGGTCTATGGTTTCGTCAAGCAGACCGGGGGGCATGTGCTGATCGACAGCCGCGAGGGAGTCGGGACGCGTGTGGAGCTTTACCTGCCTTGCCACCTGCACGTTGCGCAAGGTAGTGAAGAAGTGCTCGATACTGGGACGACCCCGCGGGCGGGTTATGGGGAAAGCGTACTGGTCGTCGAAGACGAGGAGGCGGTGCGCATGCTGGTGGTGGATGCACTGCGCGAGCTGGGGTACACCATGCTCGAGGCGTGCGACAGCAAGTCTGCGCTGCCGTTGTTGCAGGGTGCGTGCCGCATTGACCTGCTGGTGAGCGATGTGGGGTTGCCCGGTTTGAATGGCCGACAGCTCGCCGAGATTGCCCGACAGTACAGGCCTGGCTTACAGGTCCTGTTCATGACCGGCTACGCCCGTAACGCGGAGATTCGCGGTGAGTTCCTGGATGACGGGATGGATCTGTTGACCAAGCCGTTTACCGTGGATGAACTGGCACTTCGGGTGCGCACTATGCTGGAGCATCCGCGTCAGGTTTGA
- a CDS encoding TPR domain-containing protein translates to MTVGGHCSKLQAAQKMDTGMSRTPLRGYFLLLKTSRSRQLKLALGLLALMLAVGILAWNTTTAPPVVQALSHTYEQALEQAHNGQPGAARVLYQQLARNDLSDIRRASLLAELGNYPSPQALKLLSTDLRHDSPLVREAAIDAALALIPDGKRSVLLGPLLDDPDLTVRGHAVNALLDLTPDELGLYYAALQDAVEAWRSRLTKQAPSADNQLQLARLLEHSGDPAAALATLQQAILVEPRNLQLAVAFVDLLDKQGQTERARQVLGQLLAQHPDSSRLQHALGRWLLVHDQSEFALLALAKAVELGPDNISYRYDLAVALHDLNELEAAQKQLAEILQRQPANRRARVLLIGYWKENGQLQKVQVLQAELEQQNPDDPELQQGL, encoded by the coding sequence TTGACAGTCGGCGGTCACTGCTCGAAGCTGCAAGCCGCGCAAAAAATGGATACAGGTATGTCTAGAACGCCTTTGCGGGGCTATTTCCTGCTGCTCAAAACCAGCCGTAGCAGGCAGTTGAAATTGGCCCTTGGGCTGTTGGCTCTGATGCTGGCGGTCGGCATCCTTGCCTGGAACACCACCACGGCGCCGCCTGTGGTGCAGGCGCTCAGCCATACCTACGAGCAAGCCCTCGAACAGGCCCACAACGGCCAGCCCGGTGCCGCGCGGGTGCTTTATCAGCAGCTGGCGCGCAATGACCTGTCCGATATCCGTCGTGCCAGCCTGCTGGCTGAACTGGGCAATTACCCCAGCCCCCAGGCCCTGAAACTCTTAAGTACTGACCTGCGCCATGATTCGCCTCTGGTGCGCGAGGCCGCCATTGATGCCGCATTGGCACTGATTCCAGACGGCAAACGCAGTGTCTTGCTTGGCCCGTTGCTGGATGACCCCGACCTCACCGTGCGCGGGCATGCGGTCAACGCCCTGCTGGACCTCACCCCCGATGAACTGGGCCTGTACTACGCGGCATTGCAGGACGCTGTCGAGGCCTGGCGTAGTCGCCTGACAAAACAGGCCCCGTCGGCTGACAACCAACTGCAATTGGCCAGGCTGCTTGAACACAGTGGCGATCCGGCCGCCGCCCTGGCCACCCTGCAACAGGCCATCCTGGTCGAACCCCGGAACCTCCAGCTCGCGGTCGCGTTCGTTGACCTGCTCGACAAGCAGGGTCAAACCGAGCGGGCGCGTCAGGTCCTAGGGCAACTGCTGGCACAGCATCCTGATTCTTCACGCCTGCAACATGCGCTTGGGAGATGGCTGCTTGTACATGACCAGAGCGAGTTTGCCCTGCTGGCGCTTGCCAAGGCGGTTGAACTGGGTCCCGATAACATCAGCTACCGCTATGACCTGGCCGTTGCCCTGCATGACCTCAATGAACTGGAAGCCGCCCAGAAACAATTGGCCGAAATCCTCCAGCGCCAGCCCGCCAACCGCCGTGCCCGAGTCCTGCTGATTGGGTATTGGAAGGAAAATGGTCAGTTGCAAAAGGTCCAGGTCCTGCAAGCAGAACTTGAGCAACAGAACCCCGATGACCCGGAGCTGCAACAGGGGTTGTGA
- the ahpF gene encoding FAD-dependent pyridine nucleotide-disulfide oxidoreductase, whose product MLDANLKAQLKSYLERVTRPIEIVASLDDGAKSQEMLALLNDVISVSKDITLNDSGTDARTPSFSLNSPGQDISLRFAGIPMGHEFTSLVLALLQVGGYPSKASADTVEQVRSLQGDFTFETYFSQSCQNCPDVVQALNLMAVLNPNIKHVAIDGALFQAEVTDRQIMSVPSIYLNGELFGQGRMGLEEILAKIDTGAGARQAEKLNSKEAFDVLVVGGGPAGSAAAVYAARKGIRTGVAAERFGGQVLDTMAIENFISVQHTEGPKLAVALEEHVKQYEVDIMNLQRAEQLIPGKDGALHEVKFAGGASLKTKTVILATGARWREMNVPGEQQYRNKGVAYCPHCDGPLFKGKRVAVIGGGNSGVEAAIDLAGIVSHVTLLEFDVQLRADAVLQRKLTSLPNVTVITNAQTTEVTGDEQKVNGLRYKNRLNNEEVTVDLEGIFVQIGLLPNTDWLKGTIELSPRGEIVVDSRGETSIPGIFAAGDVTTTPYKQIIIALGEGAKASLSAFDHLIRTSAPA is encoded by the coding sequence ATGTTGGACGCCAATCTTAAAGCCCAGTTGAAGTCGTATCTGGAACGGGTCACCCGCCCAATCGAGATCGTCGCGTCCCTTGATGACGGCGCGAAATCCCAGGAAATGCTGGCGTTGCTCAATGACGTGATCAGCGTTTCGAAAGACATCACCCTCAATGACAGCGGCACCGATGCGCGTACGCCATCGTTCTCGCTCAACAGCCCGGGACAAGACATCAGCCTGCGATTCGCCGGTATCCCGATGGGCCATGAATTCACCTCACTGGTGCTGGCGCTGCTGCAAGTGGGCGGCTACCCGTCCAAAGCCAGTGCGGACACCGTTGAACAAGTCCGCTCTCTGCAGGGCGACTTCACGTTCGAAACCTACTTCTCTCAGTCGTGCCAGAACTGCCCGGATGTTGTCCAGGCGTTGAACCTGATGGCCGTACTGAACCCTAACATCAAGCACGTCGCCATCGACGGTGCGCTCTTCCAGGCGGAAGTCACGGATCGCCAGATCATGTCGGTGCCCAGCATCTACCTGAACGGCGAGCTGTTTGGTCAAGGTCGTATGGGCCTGGAAGAAATCCTCGCCAAGATCGACACCGGTGCCGGTGCTCGTCAGGCCGAAAAACTCAATAGTAAAGAGGCGTTCGACGTTCTGGTGGTTGGCGGTGGACCAGCCGGTTCAGCTGCTGCTGTTTATGCAGCACGTAAAGGCATTCGTACTGGCGTCGCGGCTGAACGCTTCGGCGGTCAGGTGCTGGACACCATGGCCATCGAAAACTTCATTTCCGTGCAGCACACCGAAGGCCCGAAACTCGCGGTCGCCCTCGAAGAGCACGTCAAGCAGTACGAAGTGGACATCATGAACCTGCAGCGCGCCGAGCAGCTGATCCCGGGCAAAGATGGCGCGCTGCATGAAGTGAAGTTCGCAGGCGGCGCCAGCCTGAAGACCAAAACTGTCATCCTGGCCACCGGTGCGCGCTGGAGGGAAATGAATGTCCCTGGCGAGCAGCAATACCGCAACAAGGGCGTGGCGTATTGCCCGCACTGCGACGGTCCGCTGTTCAAAGGCAAACGTGTGGCCGTCATCGGTGGCGGTAACTCGGGGGTTGAAGCCGCAATCGACCTGGCGGGTATCGTGTCCCACGTGACGCTGCTTGAGTTTGACGTGCAACTGCGCGCCGATGCGGTGCTGCAGCGCAAGCTGACCAGCCTGCCAAACGTGACCGTGATCACCAATGCCCAGACCACCGAAGTCACGGGTGATGAGCAGAAGGTCAACGGCCTGCGTTACAAGAACCGTCTGAACAACGAAGAAGTCACTGTCGACCTGGAAGGCATCTTCGTTCAGATCGGCTTGCTGCCCAACACCGACTGGCTCAAGGGCACCATCGAGCTGTCGCCTCGTGGCGAAATCGTCGTGGACTCCCGTGGCGAAACGTCCATCCCTGGCATCTTTGCAGCGGGTGACGTGACCACCACACCGTACAAGCAGATCATCATTGCTCTGGGGGAGGGCGCAAAAGCCTCTCTGAGCGCATTCGATCACTTGATTCGCACGTCCGCGCCAGCCTGA
- the gloA_1 gene encoding glyoxalase I, whose product MSLQDLNTFPGVTAEPEAATQRFVFNHTMLRVKDITASLDFYTRVLGFSLVEKRDFAEAEFSLYFLALVDKAQIPADDAARTEWMKSIPGILELTHNHGTEKDASFAYHNGNTDPRGFGHICISVPDVHVACERFEALGVDFQKRLADGRMNSLAFIKDPDGYWVEIIQPTPL is encoded by the coding sequence ATGAGCTTGCAAGACCTCAACACCTTCCCGGGCGTGACCGCCGAACCAGAGGCAGCCACCCAGCGTTTCGTGTTCAACCACACCATGCTGCGCGTCAAGGACATCACCGCCTCACTCGACTTCTACACCCGCGTGCTGGGCTTCAGCCTGGTTGAAAAGCGTGACTTCGCCGAAGCCGAGTTCAGCCTGTACTTCCTGGCACTGGTCGACAAGGCGCAAATCCCTGCCGACGACGCGGCGCGCACCGAATGGATGAAGTCGATCCCCGGCATTCTCGAGCTGACCCACAACCACGGCACCGAGAAAGACGCGTCGTTCGCCTATCACAACGGCAACACCGATCCCCGTGGCTTCGGTCACATCTGCATCTCGGTGCCCGATGTACACGTTGCGTGTGAGCGCTTTGAAGCGTTGGGTGTGGACTTTCAGAAGCGTCTGGCCGACGGTCGCATGAACAGCCTGGCCTTCATCAAGGACCCGGACGGCTACTGGGTTGAAATCATTCAACCCACGCCGCTGTGA
- a CDS encoding Phage integrase:Phage integrase, N-terminal SAM-like — MQDDINRYIDAATRDNTRRSYRASIEHFEVSWGGFLPATSDSVARYLASYAGVLSVNTLKLRLSALAQWHTSQGFSDPTKAPVVRKVLKGIRALHPAQEKQAEPLQLLHLEQVINWLSHETVQASAQHDTATVLRCRRDTALILLGFWRGFRSDELCRLQVEDVKALAGSGISLYLPRSKGDRDNLGRTYQTPALQRLCPVQAYIDWINCAALVRGPVFRGIDRWGNLGEQGLHANSVIPLLRDALERSGIPAQAYTSHSLRRGFATWAHHNGWDLKSLMSYVGWKDMKSAMRYVEVTPFMTGPGDAAAIPISSINKHLL, encoded by the coding sequence ATGCAGGACGACATCAATCGCTACATTGACGCCGCAACCCGGGACAACACCCGGCGTAGTTATCGGGCGTCCATTGAGCATTTCGAAGTGAGCTGGGGCGGCTTCCTGCCTGCCACCAGCGACAGCGTGGCGCGCTATCTGGCCAGTTATGCGGGAGTGCTGTCGGTTAATACGCTCAAGCTGCGCCTGTCTGCCTTGGCGCAGTGGCACACCAGCCAAGGATTTTCCGATCCGACCAAGGCCCCGGTGGTGCGCAAGGTTCTCAAAGGCATTCGTGCCCTGCATCCCGCCCAGGAGAAGCAAGCCGAACCTCTGCAGTTGCTGCACCTTGAACAGGTAATCAACTGGCTCAGCCATGAAACTGTGCAGGCGAGTGCGCAGCACGACACGGCGACGGTGCTGCGCTGTCGACGGGACACGGCGCTGATTCTGCTGGGCTTCTGGCGAGGTTTTCGCAGCGACGAGCTGTGCCGTTTGCAGGTCGAGGACGTCAAGGCGCTGGCCGGTTCAGGTATCAGCCTGTATTTGCCGCGCAGTAAAGGCGACCGGGACAACCTGGGCAGAACCTACCAGACCCCAGCCTTGCAGCGCCTTTGCCCGGTGCAGGCGTACATCGATTGGATCAACTGTGCGGCGCTGGTCCGTGGCCCGGTGTTCAGGGGCATAGATCGCTGGGGCAATCTGGGTGAGCAGGGGCTGCACGCCAACAGCGTCATCCCGTTGCTGCGCGATGCCCTGGAGCGTTCGGGTATCCCGGCGCAGGCCTACACCAGTCACTCGTTGCGTCGCGGTTTTGCCACATGGGCGCATCACAATGGCTGGGATCTCAAGTCGCTAATGAGCTATGTCGGCTGGAAGGACATGAAATCGGCCATGCGTTACGTCGAGGTCACTCCGTTCATGACTGGGCCGGGAGACGCAGCGGCAATTCCGATTTCTTCTATTAATAAACATCTCTTATAG
- the ahpC gene encoding alkyl hydroperoxide reductase subunit C translates to MPIINSQVKPFKATAFKNGEFVDVSEADFKGKWSVVFFYPADFTFVCPTELEDLADNYATFQKLGVEIYSVSTDTHFAHAAWHNTSPAIGKIQYTMIGDPTLQISRNFDVLIEEAGLADRGTFVINPEGQIKIVELNDGGVGRDASELLRKIKAAQYVAAHPGEVCPAKWQEGEATLAPSLDLVGKI, encoded by the coding sequence ATGCCTATCATCAACAGCCAGGTAAAACCGTTCAAAGCCACTGCATTCAAAAACGGCGAATTCGTCGACGTTTCTGAAGCTGACTTTAAAGGCAAGTGGTCTGTCGTGTTCTTCTACCCAGCTGACTTCACCTTCGTTTGCCCAACAGAACTGGAAGACCTGGCTGACAACTACGCCACTTTCCAGAAGCTGGGCGTTGAGATCTACAGCGTTTCGACCGATACCCACTTCGCTCACGCTGCATGGCACAACACTTCGCCAGCAATCGGCAAAATCCAGTACACCATGATCGGCGACCCAACCCTGCAGATCTCTCGTAACTTCGACGTGCTGATCGAAGAAGCGGGTCTGGCTGACCGTGGCACCTTCGTGATCAACCCGGAAGGTCAGATCAAAATCGTTGAACTGAACGACGGCGGCGTTGGCCGTGACGCTTCCGAGCTGCTGCGCAAGATCAAGGCTGCTCAGTACGTCGCTGCTCACCCAGGTGAAGTTTGCCCAGCCAAATGGCAGGAAGGCGAGGCTACTCTGGCTCCGTCCCTGGACCTGGTCGGCAAGATCTAA